The following proteins are encoded in a genomic region of Tenacibaculum sp. 190524A05c:
- a CDS encoding sterol desaturase family protein codes for MKNSTLLIRSLVIILLITGFAHFFYYNYSESGHDSLISFFSNTLQWESVEYWFYVFNDLSLVYIIIPFFVIELIRYAFLRRLNKDLILDSIANIITFGGFFLIEIILGILAVTKVYYWLFNNVSLPHLDINWATIISCVLLADFAYYWEHRMMHRIGIGWATHTVHHSSPHFNMSVAYRFGPLDAIMPIVFSLPIVMLGFDPILVLLSEVFVQVFQTLLHTEIIGKLIKPVEFIFNTPSHHRVHHGSNRQYWDKNYAGILIIWDRLLGTFEPEVEKVKYGISEPLNSVNPIKVFFHGLTRLNHKLGKVSGVKNKLKVFIKPPDWMPENPNKS; via the coding sequence ATGAAAAATTCAACATTGTTAATTAGAAGTTTAGTAATCATTTTATTAATTACAGGTTTCGCACATTTCTTTTATTACAATTATAGTGAAAGCGGACACGACAGCTTAATTTCCTTTTTCTCGAATACATTACAATGGGAAAGTGTAGAGTATTGGTTTTATGTATTTAACGACTTGAGTTTAGTCTATATTATCATACCATTTTTTGTAATTGAATTAATACGTTATGCCTTTTTAAGACGATTGAATAAAGATTTAATTCTTGATAGTATTGCGAATATTATAACATTTGGTGGATTCTTTTTAATAGAAATTATTCTTGGGATTTTAGCAGTTACAAAAGTATATTACTGGTTATTTAATAATGTAAGTTTACCTCATTTAGATATCAATTGGGCAACCATTATTTCATGTGTTTTATTGGCAGACTTTGCATATTATTGGGAACACAGAATGATGCATAGAATCGGAATTGGTTGGGCAACACATACAGTTCATCATAGTTCCCCACATTTTAATATGTCGGTTGCGTATCGTTTTGGACCATTAGATGCTATTATGCCAATCGTATTCTCTTTACCAATTGTTATGTTGGGATTTGATCCGATATTGGTTTTACTTTCTGAAGTATTTGTACAAGTTTTTCAAACATTATTACACACCGAAATAATTGGGAAATTGATAAAACCTGTTGAATTTATTTTCAATACACCATCACATCATAGAGTTCATCATGGTTCGAACAGACAATACTGGGATAAAAATTATGCTGGGATTTTGATCATTTGGGATAGATTATTAGGTACGTTTGAGCCAGAAGTAGAAAAGGTGAAATACGGAATTTCAGAACCATTAAATAGCGTCAATCCTATCAAAGTATTTTTTCATGGTTTGACAAGATTGAATCATAAGTTAGGTAAAGTTTCAGGAGTTAAGAATAAGCTTAAAGTGTTTATAAAACCTCCAGATTGGATGCCTGAAAATCCAAACAAATCCTAA
- a CDS encoding DUF6787 family protein, protein MNKLMSRWNVTSKKDLAIIFFVFSITGSSSVFVGRPILKFLGLTLENVPAIFYYPMFIMSSFIFYQVFLVMFGWLFGQFQFFWNMEKKLLKRFGIIV, encoded by the coding sequence ATGAATAAATTAATGTCACGTTGGAATGTTACTTCCAAAAAAGATTTAGCAATTATATTTTTTGTGTTTTCAATTACAGGATCATCTTCTGTATTTGTAGGACGACCAATTTTAAAGTTTTTAGGATTGACCTTAGAAAATGTTCCTGCAATTTTCTATTATCCAATGTTCATCATGTCAAGTTTCATTTTCTACCAAGTATTCTTAGTAATGTTTGGTTGGTTATTCGGTCAGTTTCAATTTTTTTGGAATATGGAAAAGAAGCTTTTAAAACGTTTTGGAATAATAGTTTAA
- a CDS encoding YceI family protein has protein sequence MKKIIVLTLLVISQITSAQKYFTRTGATEFKASVAAFEPVEASNKSTTVILKSDTGDIAAQLFINAFQFRVALMQEHFNENYMDSDTYPKASFRGKIQDFSLSNIDSEKKYPLEGTLSIRGKQKEINTTLSIQLKDDTIILKSEFKLNPNDFGIKIPSIVRKKIAKQINITLHYEMVEKK, from the coding sequence ATGAAAAAAATAATCGTTTTAACACTTTTAGTAATTTCTCAAATTACATCAGCTCAAAAATATTTTACAAGAACTGGAGCAACAGAATTTAAAGCTTCTGTGGCTGCTTTTGAACCTGTTGAAGCAAGTAATAAGAGTACAACAGTAATTCTAAAAAGTGATACTGGTGATATCGCTGCACAATTATTTATTAATGCTTTTCAATTTCGAGTTGCTTTAATGCAAGAGCATTTTAATGAAAATTATATGGATTCTGATACCTATCCTAAGGCAAGCTTTAGAGGTAAAATTCAAGATTTTTCTTTATCAAATATAGATAGTGAAAAGAAATATCCTCTAGAAGGAACACTCTCTATTCGAGGTAAACAAAAAGAAATTAATACAACCCTTAGTATTCAATTAAAAGATGATACTATAATTCTTAAATCGGAATTCAAATTAAATCCGAATGATTTTGGAATTAAAATCCCTAGTATAGTTAGAAAGAAAATTGCAAAACAGATAAACATAACACTGCATTATGAGATGGTTGAAAAAAAATAA